The DNA window GCACCAGCGAGATGCCGCCCCAGAGAATCGTCGGGACGATGAAGAACGCCGCGATCACCAGCCCGGCGACTTCTGCACCGGTCAGGGGCCGTTGTGGGAGCCAGCTACGCATAGGATCAACTCGCGACGGTCAGGTCGGGCGCGTGCATCACGCTCGCAGCGCACCGATTCTAGAGGCTGGCGGCGGCCAGGGGCACACGCCGTCCACACCGCGTTGCCTCAGGACTGCGAGCAGGCGCGCGACGGCGGCCGGCGCGGCTACCATGTACCTCCAGAGCCCGGGCCACGGCTGAACCTCTTCGGCCCGGATGGAGGTGCCCTCCGTGGCCAGCACGCCGATCACCGCGACCGTTACCGGCAAGCTCCACCACCTCGACGCCAGCATCCGCCACTACGTCTGGGACAACAGCATCCAGCCGCGCCTGGAGATCGACTCTGGCGACACCGTCGTCGTCGAGTGCCGGGACGCCGGCGACAACTTCTACACCTGGGACTCGACGGTCGAGGACATGTTCCGTCGGCCGAAGCGGGGCCACGCGCTGACCGGCCCGATCCGCGTGCGCGGCGCGAAGCCCGGCGACATCCTCCAGGTCGAGATCCTCGATCTGGTGCCCGGCGAGATGGGCTTCACCTCGTTCCGCCCGGACGCCGGCCTGCTCCCCGAGGATTTCCCCGAGCCGTACCTCCACATCTGGGACTTGCGGAACGGCCAGTATGGCGAGCTGAAGCCCGGCGTGCGCGTCCCGTTCGAGCCGTTCCTGGGCGTCATGGGCGTGGCCCTCGACGAGGCCGGCGAGTTCAACACCGCGCCGCCCCGCAAGAACGGCGGCAACGCCGACGTGAAGCAGTTGACCAAGGGAACGACCCTCTACCTGCCGGTCTGGGTAGACGGCGCGCTGTTCTCTTGCGGCGACGGCCACGCCGCCCAGGGCGACGGCGAGGTCTGCATCAGCGCCATCGAGACCAGCATGACGGCCACACTCCGCTTCACCCTCCGCCAGGACTTCCAGCTTGAGGAGCCGGAGTTCATGACGGGCGGCCCGCTCTCCCCCAGGACGAACGTCGGGCCGTACTACGCGGTCATGGGCATCGCGCCGGACCTGATGGAGGCGACCAAGAAGGCGATCCGCAAGATGATCGCCTACCTGGTGCGGGCGCACGGGCTGACCCGCGAGGAGGCGTACATCCTCTGCAGCGTGGCCGTGGACCTGAAGGTCAGCGAGGTGGTGGATGCGCCGAACTGGGTCGTGAGCGCGTTCGTGCCGCTGAGCGTGTTCGTGGACTGAGCCGCTCCGCGCTACGAATCGTGGCTCTGGTGAGGCCGGCCAGGCGGCCGGCCGCGAAGAGGGGGAGCAATGAAGCGGAGCACCGAGCGCATCCTGACCACCCACACCGGCAGCCTGCCGCGCCCAGATGACCTGCTCGCCATGATCCAGGTGCGCGAGGCTGGCGAGGCTGTAGATGCCGCGCAGTTTGCGGCGCGTGTCCGCTCGGCGGTCACGGAGATCGTGCGGCAGCAGGTGGCGGCCGGCATCGACATCGTCAGCGACGGCGAGCTTGGCAAGCCGAGCTTCGCAAGCTACGTCAGCCGCCGCATCCAGGGATTTGGGGGCGAGAACCCAGAACCGCGCCCGTTCCTCGACGCGACGACCTTCCCCGGGTGGGGCGAGACCATCGCCGTGATCCCGCGTGGGCTCCCGATGAAGCGGCAATTCTGCGTCGGAGATCTCGCGTATGCGGATGCCGACGCCGTGCAGGCCGACGTGGACAACCTTGCTCGCGCCGTCTCGGCCAACGGGGCGCTCGAAGGATTCA is part of the Chloroflexota bacterium genome and encodes:
- a CDS encoding acetamidase/formamidase family protein, with protein sequence MEVPSVASTPITATVTGKLHHLDASIRHYVWDNSIQPRLEIDSGDTVVVECRDAGDNFYTWDSTVEDMFRRPKRGHALTGPIRVRGAKPGDILQVEILDLVPGEMGFTSFRPDAGLLPEDFPEPYLHIWDLRNGQYGELKPGVRVPFEPFLGVMGVALDEAGEFNTAPPRKNGGNADVKQLTKGTTLYLPVWVDGALFSCGDGHAAQGDGEVCISAIETSMTATLRFTLRQDFQLEEPEFMTGGPLSPRTNVGPYYAVMGIAPDLMEATKKAIRKMIAYLVRAHGLTREEAYILCSVAVDLKVSEVVDAPNWVVSAFVPLSVFVD